The window CAAAGTTTTGAAACGGAAACAACCATGAATGCGTTCTTTCACTTGTGCACACACACCTAAAGCTCAATTGACGAGAAACAGAAACCAACTCTCAGTAGATAGCCACATCCAGATAATCACCAatctacaaaaagaaaagatgaaTAATTGCAGTTATAGCTACCAAGTTTTGATTATAAAGGTTTTCAAAATCTTATGTGTATGTGTGTTATGTTTCAACTCTTTACCTCGAAATGAAGGTCAGCGAGTGTTTTACTGTCGTCTGGTTGCTTTCGGTTTGGATAAGACATCGTCTGACCAACCTTTTATcaatcaaccaaaaaaaaaaaaacaatcacaagATCAGTCCATGTGTTCTTGGTATCACATAAGCAAAACAAGACAACAACAAGTACAGCGAACTAAATCTGAATGATCATAAGCATGGGAAGATCCCTAATCGATGCATATATGATTTAAGCATGCTTCATAACCCAACTATAACCAAAAGACATGCTCAAGCTAGTGTGTAAACATTACTTTCTCAAACCTCTGAATCACTGATAGCTAATCCTACTACTAAAAAGAGTGGCAGAAAAGCACAGAAGAACGCATCATCTTATCAAGAATGTGAagaagataaaaataatttcaccTGTCTGACAATAAAGCGGCCATTCTTGTCTGGATAAACAAACGCAAAAGACAACCTTGCATCTCTTCTCCTAGCTGCTACAGACACTTCTTTGacctgtaacaaaaaaaaaaaacgtggtTTTACTCTCTATATTCCCTTTGTATGCAATTAGAAAACCtccaaaactcaaaaaaaaatcaaacagtgGAAGAAAGTGGCTTCTTTAACTAAAAAGATTACACCTTTTTCAAACAATATACAATAGGCACATCTACTAAAGAGACTACATACCAAATCTGTTAACTCGCGAAGATTAGCATCTTTCCAAGTGTAGATTTGAACTTCATCCTTAGGCTCTTTGCCTCTCACAGCATAATCTTCCTTCGTATGATGACCACCCGTCTGCTAAAGCATTGATAATATGCGATTGGTAATCAATACGTTAAAAGGAAGAGACTTTGGAGAAAAGACGAACCTTGGTGAACACACGAAGAAGCAGGGGACATGTCTGCAATTCGAAATAGTAGAATCAGTGAGTTCAATTACAAACCCTAGAAAAAGATTCTCCACGGATACGAGATTGTGAATCGAATACAAACCTTCTCGCGATCGACAGGTTCGGTTTTAGGGCGAGGAGGTTGTTGATTAACGCCTCTCGGAGGCGGCGGCAACGGCCTACCACCACCTTGTCTTCTCGCTGTTTcagccatctctctctctctctctaacgcTCTCGAAAATCTCCGACGAAGGTATTGTAGTTGTAATGTCCCAAGAAGAGTGATAGGATTGCTTTAGGCCCATTACTATTTAACTTAAATGGGCCTTTTCTAGATTAATATTGGGCCTTTATATTATTTCTTTGTCGAGGGCCCTTTTATAATACTGTGGTTATCAACACTGTGGCTCTAACTAAAAACAGAAACATGCAACATATATTAGtttaacgaaaaaaaaaacttctcatGAAATGTTAATATAGTTCACATATTTCTTctttatttgattttctttcAATATCCCGTTGTCAATCGATACTTTTGACACATCAGAATAGTTATCTAACAACATGAAGAAGAAAACATCGATACCAATCCAGACTTATCGTTTGTATTGACTGGTATCTTTTTGTTCTCAGTTAattttaacattcattcaaaattTCTCACTGAATGAAGAGCATCATCTACAATTgggtatattatatataaccaAAGTAAACCGCGCAACAATTATACTTACCGGCCTACCCGGTATAAGCCAGTCAAGTCAATACAAATGATAATAATGTATAATGAGACTTCACGTGCCCTCCTAGAtcctaaaataaaactatatgcTGGTTTTTTTGCCAATTtccttttgcttctttttttttttttgttcacacattttgcttctttctctcttttgttcACACTTTGCTtcgttctctttttttttgtcgagcTTCGTTCTCTTGTTATAGTATAATGGTAAGAAAAGCATatgacaaaaaagaaaagaaaacggGGTCATTGATTGCTTTGATGTTTCAAGAACGTCGTATTCATAACGATAAGGCGCAGTGACCCTACACTCACATGAAGCTGCAGTGCTATCTCCACAAGAATGCGAggatattaatatttttcaaataacatTTGGTGAGGAAATTAATATACAAGTAAATATATTACTATAAAGTGAAAAGTATGAAACTACAAAGACTACCAGATCTTCTTTGCTTCCCTTTCCGAATTTGGCATGCCCGAACTCATATCTTCACAAATAGATCATTAttcaatattttcttttgtttctgtgAGACATATACTGATGTTTAATTCACGTGGCTTGTTTTTTTCAAAGGAAATACTAAATAGTCGAGATTCGAGTACTATAATGCTGTCTACCATGTTCTATGAAACTCGTCCGaaacatatatagtttttatcTCATCAACATACgacttttccttttttattttcttggatTTGACACAACGAGGATGGTTTGGTCAGTGTCCTTTGTTTTCCTTTTGCATGTACAGTTGTAATAACTTTCGAAACATATAGACCAACAAGCTTTCATTTTCTTTAACAAGTTCTAATTACTTAAACAGCTATATGTTAGTGCATTTATGGGTTCTTAATTTTGTTGAGGTATATAAACCATAAGTGTAGTATAACTCTGGATTTGTGGAAGAATTTGttgagaaataaaataaaacagttTAGGCAATTAATGCATGGTTATTTATTACTCGTTTGACAATGTTAAAAGCTTTGAGTCAGATTGGTTATATAAATaggttaaaaaatatataatatatacgaTATACACACACATTTAAGCTTTAATATCCACGTATATCTTCAACTTGATTTATGGATTACGATTATATAGATGTTAAACTGTTAACTAAATAGTATCATTGTTTGTTGTTCCATGTGATGATTCTCTGTTCGTTCGCTAATTTGTGTGCTGTTCCTCCAATAGATGGGAGTATCTAACAGAAGCAAAGAAACATAAGTGACGGATCCattgattttcttaaaaattgtgAAACCTCGGACAAAGGAAGAGAACTTCGTTATTTTtctaaatctgtgtaaaaaatGATgaggtttgaattttttttttcttactagAAGACCATAAAGACTGACACGTTCACTGGCATATCAAAATTATTACATGTGACGACTATATTTTAGGGAAGCTTCGCTAGCTCGTTAGCCAAAACTAATGCGATGTTTTTTGAccttttttactaaaaaaaaagcaaatgatgttttttttttacttgaggAGGCAAAAACTATAGTTGAGCTGATGTGGTAGAAAATAAGTTAAACTGTCAATCAGGTATTAAGTTATAAAGTGAACCTTcatcaacaaaataaaaactgatATAAATCATTCAGCTATTAGCattaaaaattcaaatctaatcttgtaaacaaaatcaaattagaTTGAATCCATATATGCATATAGGGGAATATTTCAAATCATTTATAGTGGAAATAGCGTGAGCTTCGCTTATTGTACTTGTTTACCTAACATCTTACTATTATTAACCAAATATGTGAAACCTCCAAAAACGACGATGAATTTTCTGCGATCCTTTTGACcaattaaattttcaaatattggtAGAACTTAACCAGCAGTAATTTCATACGTAATCAACATCGTTCAATTTAGGTTATATAAACATTCTAACTAAATATGGTAATATACTGAGCCACTgctatttaattaaattatttgtaaCGGCGATTAcctttataaaaatttaagagATCAATGCTTCACCCGAGTAGACAACCGATTTTTATGTTTAGTAGCTAATATACCAATTAGTtatcatgtaataataaaaaaaaattcctgaCCGTGAACATGAACTATAacatttgaagaaaaaaactgAATTCGTTTTTTTTAGGCAACAAAAAACTGATTTCGTTTGAATTTGAAATATCAAGCTCTTTGGAAAGCAAAGAataatatagttattaaaaagtgaaaataatTGAACTTCTAGTGGTCCAACTGTTACAAGAAGATTTCCATTCTGAGGTATTAACTAAAATTACGAgaacatagttatcattttgCTCCATCAAAATTGAcatcatttttagtttatttatttctaatttctatttctaaaaatttatcATTTGTTGTACTACTTACTTAGTACAGTCGAGAAAcaataattaatgatatttaatCAATCACCATTTTAACCTAAAAGGGTTTtacctatttatatatatacacacatatatatatatatatatatatatatatgacacgTTATCGTGTACGATACAATATATTCCTTTGATATACTTCAAAAAGTTACTAGTTCCTGATAAGAGAAGAAATCAGAATCAAGAAAAAGGAGAGAGAAAATATGGGAAGAGGGAGAGTGGAGATGAAGAGGATAGAGAACAAAATCAATAGGCAAGTGACCTTCTCAAAAAGAAGAAATGGTTTGTTGAAGAAAGCTTATGAGCTCTCTGTTCTCTGTGATGCTGAAGTTGCTCTCATCGTCTTCTCTAGCCGTGGCAAGCTCTACGAGTTCGGCAGTGTCGGGTATATTTCTGCTCCTTTGCACGATCTTCTTAGCTCTTTATATATTTCAATAAAGTTAGGTTTcttataaaactaattaaatgGGCTCTTTTATCACTAGCTATATCGTACGAATACgattaaaaaaatgatcaaGGCTTTATCTTGTGGGTATTCttaaaggttgtgtcttttatCCTAAGGTAACTAGGGTTCATCGTTATACTTTATCTCAGTACTCCCTCTCTCTTAGATCAATTATCATAAGCCAATGTGTCCGTCCGTACGTTTTACtttgttatttgatttttttttttataatttggatCTGGATTCTTTGGTCTTGAAGAAACAAAATCCAAATGGTTAGGGAAAAACAACTAAATTAGGGTTTCCTTTCGTTGGTCTTTGTCGTAAGAAAGAAACTCTAAACATAATTGAGCTAAAGATCTCTCGCGTGtaataatctttttaaatttaatttgcaGAGTTGAAAGAACTATTGAACGGTATCATCGTTGCTACAACAGTTCTGTGACCAATAATAGACCTGAAGAGTCTAAACAGGCACGTATATATACGTACTTTGACTTTGGTTTATACAATAGATGAtcttgattatatatttatacaatagATGAtcttgattatatatttatacaatatataacgTTCACTTCAAATTCTCTTGCTACTATATGCTTTTCTATATAATTCTGTATTTCTATATGGTGCAGAACTGGTGTCAGGAGGTGGCAAAGCTGAAAGCCAAATACGAATCGCTTGTTCGCACTAATAGGTCTAGTAACAGTTTACTAAAGACTTAGAAGTTATATAGTAATCATGATCTTCTGctatacatattatatatataactgaataGTTGACATGTGTTGATATTCATGCTAATTATCAAGGCATTTGCTTGGAGAAGATATTGGAGAAATGGGCGTGAAGCAACTGCAAGCGTTGGAGCGGCAGCTGGAAGCAGCTCTTACTGCGACTCGACAACGGAAGGTTGTATCATCTAGACCGGTCTTGTTTCATTTCCAATCATATGTTCATGAAGACTAAACCAAAATTAATCTTGCAACTGATATATATGCAGACACAAGTTATGATGGAAGAAATGGAAGATCTTCGGAAAAAGGTAAGTTACATATAAATGTTACATAGCAAATTGATACATGTATTTTTCATATACCAATCAATCTACTTTTGAAATGGTAGGAGCGGCAACTCggagacataaacaaacaacTCAAGATTAAGGTTTTCACTTTAGGTCTCaagattatcatttttgtagaaaaataaCTAAGTcgtttatgattttaatatgtttgcCAATAGTTTGAAGCCGGAGGCCATGCTTTCAAATCCTTTCAAGACTTCTGGCCAAACTCGGCAGCATCGATGATGGCCGGTGATCCTAACAATTCTAAATTTCCGGTTCAGCCTTCTCATCCTGATTCAGTGGATCGCAACACCGAACCCTTTTTACAAATAGGGTACGTaacaattttccatttttcttcgTGTTGTGAAAATGGATAGAAGTTATGTATTGATTATAAGACTAGTTTGGTACTTGTATACATTAGGTTCCAACAACATTACTACGTGCAAGGTGAAGGGTCTTCGGTACCAAAGAGTAATGTGGCATGTGAGACTAATTTCGTCCAAGATTGGGTTCTTTGACCCTTTGTTGACTAGATCACGATGCCAATGTCACTCCAATTTCAGCTCTAAAGTTGGACACTTCAAttagaattgttttttttataagaaaaacttAGTTTTTATCACTGGTGCGTTACTTAGTTCGAACTCGTGTGAGTGTGTCCAGTATCCGCATGTATGGATTCCTTAAACATTTTAACACGTTTGTTTTTCTGACACTCATTTTCATACGAACTGAAATTTAATTCCAAAACAGTAAGTAAGCTGTGACTAACTATGAACGAACCCCAAGCAACGCTTTTCCAAAAGTAAGCAAAAAGTTAAACTAAATACGAACGAATCAAAAAAAAAGGCACATAGTATCCTTGGAATAAATCGCGATGGTTAAGCTGGACCTACTTTATCGTTACATAATTTGAGTTTGGCAAACGTCACTGATCTGTCTTTTTCACAAGTCCTCGTATTATTGATTTTTGCTATTTTATGTTTCCAACTAAAAAAGTTACAATGGAAGCCCCACCCACCCGTTTATGACTGGGGCTATTATCACAATGTAAGCCTATTTTATAAGTAGGCCCTTACATAATATAAGAATAGGCCCAAATCTGTGTCTAAACGCACGTGCCAATGCAATATCTCTTTCATGTACAGTACATCTATtatccaaacatgtttattacaACATTATATACGCTTCAAAACCCTATTTTTCTCTGTAATTCTAAAAAATCGAGAGGTAATGTTCATAATAATGAATTTTACTACTACTTACATTCTATACATTATATGTTTTTTCTATGCTTCaagtattattaaaattaaatcgtTAATAGCTTTTGCTATTAGTATTATACTATTGGTTACTCTCTAAAACACCGATGTATAGATGTATAAACGGTGCATGTTCCTATATTtgtgtaaaattttagatacaAAGTTATAATCAGGAAAGTATGTAGAATGTAATTACTGTCCAGATAGTAACTTTACTAGTATGCATACTGAAGAACCGCCTAAAGGAATAGAGtctcaaaattaaaaattcgaATTTCATTGTCTAAGAAACAATCTCTGATGTTGCGGGGTTGACTGAACTAAGTCATTTGTGTTCTAGTTGTTTCTGACATATTATGGATAAATTAAGATctgaaatttcattttaaaaaaatataacaaattctCGAGAAAAAATTTAGTGACTAAGTTTAAGGTTATAGTCGTATATGCATGGGCCGAGATCATTGAATCTGAGTATTAGTTCATCTCCAATCCATAACactattttaatgtaattttggcactaaatttttttaaagtctTCAACCACAATATCAAATATCacattaaatcatttttatatcATTAATGAAGATTCTCTTGGTTGataattttgataaatattaattatttttatgaataaaatgtataaattaatattaaaattgtaactaCAATactatttctattttaaaatgtttaaattaaactatgtgtttaaaattaatttatatttatatataaattaatatgaaatattaattaaattaaatataaaaataactatgatatatttaaaatatttaaattgtgAAATAATCATACAAATCAatgtaaaaacataattaaataatGCATCGAATAAacaattttgatataaattaagaatttttttttttgctgttgcTACAGTGTGTGCATCAAATATAGTGTAGcactataacaaaaaaaaatcacaccaAAATGCAGCTGCATTCCGTTGGATTAGAGAGAAGAAACATCACATCTGTCACTATTTTCACGTTTTACTGTGCAGTTGGAGTTGACCTTACTAATAATAACTGAACTTGAAATAAGCTTGAATCAATTTGCTCACCAGTTCTCTGTTGGCGACAAATGCGTAAAGAAAAATAAAGCTGCAGGGTCTTTATATACTTATACTCTCGACTCGGGAGGGCTAGGAGCAATGAGTTATACATAGGTATTCCTGATTTGGAGGGAAAAGCCTGAAttgatatatacataaatacataatAATAAAACTTGAACATGAGCAATAAACATAATTAGATTCTACAGAGGCAAGTATACAATAATATAATGGATACATAACAGAGGCAGTTCAGTTTAAAGAAGAGagtgatagagagagagagagagaaagaagacaacAAGAGACGCAGCTTTAGAGTTTTGTTACTTGTACTTATACAACAAGCCCGTTTTTAcgctttattttgtttttgtttttggagaGTGGCTTGTTCACTTTCTTGAAGAACAAGGTAACCCAATGAACAACTCTGTCTCTACTTCAGAACTTGGGCTACTCTCTTCGTCACCTTTTCCACTTTCTTGGTTCTTATTCGACCAGACTTCGATTTCATGAGATCCCcactgaaataaaaaaataagtattAATATATAGACACAAGACCAATAGATGCAAAGAAGATAGAACAAACACATAGACGATCAAGGTCATGAGTCATGACGATCGAATAACCCTAAAAAAAAGAACCAAACTTTTAACTATCataaaagaataaaagaaaCGGTGTGCAAGTGCAATCCTAACTTTGGAACCATATGGGATATTCGTTtttagaagaaaatgtgaaagtGAAACCCTAACTAGAGAacaataagatatatatattcgTTTATAGAATATATTGTACCTTTTCAGTGAGCTTCTTGTTTTCTGCAGCTAGAGCTTTCTCCTGCAAAGTTTATTCCAATAGTAAAAAGCAAGCACAAGAAGATTATCAAGTTGGAGTATTCCTCCAGTTGCGTCTCATTACCTTTTGCTTGAGCTGCTCAATTTGTTCCTTAAACACTTGAGTCTAAAAGAAACGAGTAACTAAGTTAGAATTATGAGTGCTTCAATAAAAATCATAATGTGGGGATGATATATATACCTTTCTTGCTCGGATACATTTGACACTTTTCTCAAGTTGTTGCTCAATTTGCTGCAGCTCCTCTATCGAACATGATCCTATGCCTTCTCCCAAGAGTTTACTAATTATAGTAAGAAAAGACTTACTACGATCAAACTCTTACTATATGATGTATATACAATAATTCAAGTCTATGATGTGTTTGTGTTGGATAACCAACCGTTTGGAAGCTTCAAGTTGTTCAATTTTCTTCATCATGTTTGCTGCTTCATGTTTCAAATGCTGTAGGTTAAATCACAAAATGTTATTGCATGTGATTATCTTTAATATGTAGGTTAAAAGTGACATTGAGTACTAATATGTGACGTTGAGATTCTGTGTATTATACTTTTTCTTATgccaatttatttttgtattaaaaattAGCACACAATATCATAATTAACCTGCAAATTTTCTTCAGAAACAGGTTTGGTGCTGACACGATCCTTGGTATGCCTCAGATAACGATCTATGGTATCTTGCATACTGTTAAAACATTGAAAACAATTTCACAGATTGAATAAGCACAATGCAAGAaaccaaatcattttttcttgaACTCAGAAGTTACAAGTTAAGAACATAAAAACTTTCTTAGGTGAAGATATCACAAGTCTTAAGGACATAACTTAGGAAGTCGTATACTATATGGTTTTTCCCCCAATTTTTTGGAAAACCCAAAAACATGTGAGTCTCTTTACTTTAAATTAAGTAGGTTGAGAGAAAGAAGTACAACAAATCGTCTGAAACATCTGATCAAAAGCAGGCCTTTTCTATTTACAGATGTAATGATTCATCAAAAGTACATTTGGTTTCCCTTCTACCCAACAGTAAAAGATAAGTTCTTTCTAATTCTCAAAACAGTCTACATTTAATTCTGGTTTGAGTTTCACAGCAAAAAATTAGGTAGAGAAACAGTAGGAACAAAACATGCAATTTAACTGAACGATATTAGGAATGAGCATGAAATAAAACGTGCCTGATTTATCTTTCAGGACTGATATAAAAAAAGTTCCTAATTACCAGTTAGAGCaatctataattttttaaagcAATGACAAAGCAGATTGGTTCAACCAGATTGTGTATCATGTCAAAACAAAAGAATGCTAATTGCAACATAAATATCATTTTTGAACGAACCAAGAAAGAGTTTAATACAAAACTCAAGGAGTTGTCCAGTGTGTGATCATGATCTCTAATAAAATCCAAGATGATCAATtgtacatacatacatataacAAGTGCAAAGTACTTGCCAGAGAATTCTTTTGTATTTTAACTTTTATCATAACTCATAACTAAATATGAGAAAGAGACATCTAGGAGGATTAAAAAGATGATGTAGtagttaaaaagaaataaataagatGATGTACTTGGTTTTACTTTAATAATAGACTAACAATTGTAGAAACCAAGAAACTCACTTAACAGTTAACACTCTCTCTAAGCAAACGTCAAAGAGATGTGATTCCGTAAACCGCCAACAGATCCATATATAAACCAAGGtatataagcaaaaaaaattatctattttctctgtagatgatttatatatatagtataaaaagGAGAACGTACTTGGAGCTGGCAAATTCATAAAGTTTTGCCTTAGGAGAGAAGATGATCAGAGAAACTTCAGCATCACAAAGAACTGAGAGCTCAAAGGCTTTTTTCAGCAAACCATTCCTTCGCTTAGAGAAAGTCACTTGTCTGCTTGTTGCATTCTCTATTCGCTTCATCTGAGTTTTCCCCCTCACCATTTTTTTCTCCTTGTTTAGTTTCCCTTTCAAAACAAAACTATAGTCATACACATAAAACGACCTATTCATTCAAAAAAGGAGGTTCATGATCAAAATATGTTTTCCCCTAGGATTTGATTGATGAAGTCAACGAGAAATGAAGATGATTAAGTACCCGAAAAGCAAATCAATATAAAGTACACATCTATTAGTTTGTGACATGGATTGCTTAAAAACGAATATGAAGGATGCAATTTTAATATTGTTATTGGAATTAATTGAAAGATGCAGTACCCTTTCTTGAGATTTAGCCGAAACAAAACAAACCATAATAAAACCAGATACAAACATCAAATCGAACAAAAATTAAAGCAGATCCATCAGATTAATCCAAGATTATAAAGCAAAAAGTAAGAAAGATCATGAAGGAGAGGTCATACCAGTGGCCAAAAGggttaataaatatagaaaaccTAACCACGAAGCTTGTACGGGAGATTAATAGAAGAGTTAACTAAGAAGCAGGATTGTGTATAAATAGGAAGATATAGGAGACTTATACAAGCATTAACGGAGGAGCtacgagaagaagaaaagaaaagagaaactaGATTCTCTGCGAAAGGAAGGATCTTTTTATGGAAGTAACAAAAGAAGTAGTAGTAGCTTTCCTCGTTCCATCTATTTGTGTGTTATAAAGGAAACAAGAGACAAAACTCACACAcactcctctcttctcttctctctctatctctgcTTTCTCTTAAAAAGATCCTCTTCTCGTTGTAGTTATGGTAAATGGTGTGGAACAATTATTTTCGttttactttttctttctttgaaaagtatttaaataatattaaaaatattggcATAAAAGGAAGAGAAACTAGTAATATGTGTCGCAAATATGATGGTCGCTTGAAACCTCATCCTTTACTTATTTTGGAAAAATAGCCACAAAAAGGACCAAAATagcatattttgatatatatggaAATATTTACCTACACATCTTTTTCCCTTCATAAATATCTAGAATTGATgtttaataagatttttaaaatcatttttttaagtGTGGACACAAACACCCTCTCGTACATATATGCCCCCACATGAAATTAATCTGAAATTAAggatatttaatatatatatataattctaatATAACAGGCTAGAGTTATGATGTGTTACCTGAAAATGGTGTCGTCACATGAAGATTGGTCAGTTTTTGCTACACATATGGAGGAGTTTTGCCGCAGTAATACATATATCAAGAGTACAAAACACAATGGCGGATAAGCTTGCACGA is drawn from Brassica rapa cultivar Chiifu-401-42 chromosome A05, CAAS_Brap_v3.01, whole genome shotgun sequence and contains these coding sequences:
- the LOC103866911 gene encoding histone deacetylase complex subunit SAP18 isoform X1 encodes the protein MAETARRQGGGRPLPPPPRGVNQQPPRPKTEPVDREKTCPLLLRVFTKQTGGHHTKEDYAVRGKEPKDEVQIYTWKDANLRELTDLVKEVSVAARRRDARLSFAFVYPDKNGRFIVRQVGQTMSYPNRKQPDDSKTLADLHFEIGDYLDVAIY
- the LOC103866912 gene encoding agamous-like MADS-box protein AGL6; the encoded protein is MGRGRVEMKRIENKINRQVTFSKRRNGLLKKAYELSVLCDAEVALIVFSSRGKLYEFGSVGVERTIERYHRCYNSSVTNNRPEESKQNWCQEVAKLKAKYESLVRTNRHLLGEDIGEMGVKQLQALERQLEAALTATRQRKTQVMMEEMEDLRKKERQLGDINKQLKIKFEAGGHAFKSFQDFWPNSAASMMAGDPNNSKFPVQPSHPDSVDRNTEPFLQIGFQQHYYVQGEGSSVPKSNVACETNFVQDWVL
- the LOC103866913 gene encoding MADS-box protein SOC1, whose product is MVRGKTQMKRIENATSRQVTFSKRRNGLLKKAFELSVLCDAEVSLIIFSPKAKLYEFASSNMQDTIDRYLRHTKDRVSTKPVSEENLQHLKHEAANMMKKIEQLEASKRKLLGEGIGSCSIEELQQIEQQLEKSVKCIRARKTQVFKEQIEQLKQKEKALAAENKKLTEKWGSHEIEVWSNKNQESGKGDEESSPSSEVETELFIGLPCSSRK
- the LOC103866911 gene encoding histone deacetylase complex subunit SAP18 isoform X2 — its product is MAETARRQGGGRPLPPPPRGVNQQPPRPKTEPVDREKTCPLLLRVFTKTGGHHTKEDYAVRGKEPKDEVQIYTWKDANLRELTDLVKEVSVAARRRDARLSFAFVYPDKNGRFIVRQVGQTMSYPNRKQPDDSKTLADLHFEIGDYLDVAIY